The Stigmatella aurantiaca DW4/3-1 genome contains the following window.
AGGGGCTGGCGGTGTCGGGCGACCTGGCCGTGGAGGCGCACTGCCGCGAGCTCATCGAGAAGACGGTGAAGCGCTTTGGCCGCATCGACGTGCTGGTGAACAACGCCGCCTTCCAGGGCAAGGCGGTGGAGAAGTTCGAGGAACTGGACGCGGAGCGCATCGAGCGAACCTTCCGGGTGAACATCCTGGCCATGTTCCACCTGGCACGCCTGGCACTGCCGCACATGAAGCCGGGCGGCTCCATCATCAACGTCGCCTCCGTGCAGGCGTATCAGCCCTCCCCCTCCATCCTCGATTACGCGAGCACCAAGGGCGCCATCGTCACCTTCACCAAGGGCTTGGCGCAGTCGCTCATCGAGCGCGGCATCCGCGTCAACTGCGTGGCGCCGGGCCCCGTGTGGACACCGATCATTCCCCAGTCTTACGAGGGCGAGAAGGTGAAGAAGTTCGGCGAGAACACGCCCATGGGCCGTCCCGCACAGCCCGCGGAGCTGGCCCCCTCCTTCGTCTTCCTCGCGTGCGATGAATCCCGCTACGTCAACGGTGAAATCCTCGGTGTGACCGGTGGAAAAGTGCTCGCCTGAGCTTCACGTCTGGCCGGCAAATGAAACCAGGTCTGAGGGAAACGCGCCAAGTCAACGTGGGAATAAGGTCTTTTTTCACATGTCGGATGGATGGCAGTCCCCGTCTTGGGGGCAGCCATCAAGCAAGCGGGAGGCGGGGCGGGTTGATTTTGGCCCCGCAGACCGTTTCTGATCTGTGACGGAGCACCGTCCTACCCACGGAGGCAGCTACGCATGCAGATGAACATCACCTTCCGTCAGTTCGGAGCGTCGGATTCCCTCAAGGAGTACGCACGCGAAAAGGTCGACCGGGTCAACCGGTTGCTAGACCGAGCCGGGGAAGCGCACGTGGTGCTGTCGCTGGAGCGCCATCTGCACCACGCGGACATTACGATCCACTCGGGCTCGTGGATCCTGCGGGGTCGCGAAAAGAGCGAGGACATGTACGCGTCCATCGACCTGGCGATGGACAAGATCGAGCGGCAGTTGCGCCGTTACAAGGACAAGCTCAAGACGCACCATGGCCGTGAGCGGGTGCACCACCGGCAGGACCTGATGAGCCAGCTGGCGCGGGGCGTGCGCCACGCGGTCTTCGACATGCCCGAAGATCCGGAGACGGCCACGGCCACCCCGCCGCAGGCGCAGGCCCCCGCCCCCGCGGCGCCCGAGACCGCTGGCGACGCGAGCACCCACCGCGTGCTCCGCACCACGCACCTGACCGTCAAGCCGATGCGGGTGGACGAGGCGGTGATGCAGATGAACCTGATGAACAACGACTTCTACGTGTTCCACAGCGTGGAGACGGACTCGATGTGCGTCCTCTACCGCCGCAAGGATGGGCAGTACGGCCTTATCGAGCCCCACGAGCCCACTGCCCCCGTGGCGGCGGCGGCCGGGGCCCGGTAGCGCCTTCGCACGGGCGCGCGCTGCGGTCCTTCGCGGGAACGCGGTGCGCGCCACGAACACACGGCTTCAGCGCCCGGCCTCCTGGGAACTGGAAGGGGAGGCCGGTGACGAGGAGAGGCCCGGGGTTGCCGCGGCTTGCTTGCGCCCCGTGAGCTCCAGCCCGTGGCCAAAGTGGAGCTCGCGCAGGTTGACGGGCAACCGGCCCGGTGTGCCGATCTCCCCGAAGAGGGCCGCCGCGGCCGCGTCCGTGGCGGCGGGCTGGTACGAGTAGACGGCGAGCACGGCGCGGGCCTCCACCACCTGCTCGGTGAGGTAGGGCAGCCCCATGGACACCACGGCCACGGGCCGGCCGGTGGCGGCCGCCGCGGTGACGAGCTCCAGTTGCCGCGCGTTGATGACGCCCACCACCACCACATCCGCCTGGAGCGCGGCCTTCCGGGCCTGCCGGCGCAGGGCGGCTCGCCGCGAGGGCGAGGGGTAGGCGGGCACGGTGAGCTGGGTGACGCGGGGAGCCCGGGTGGCGAGGGCCTCCCCGAGGGAAGGCTCCGCGGTGATGACGGCGATGCGGGCCTCGCGGGACAGGGGCAGGGCCCCTTCCTTCGTGCGCAGCAGGGTCACGGAGGCACGGGCAATGAGGTGGGCCACCTCGTCGTTGCCGGGGGGAGGGGGGGCGGCCAGCCGCTCCTCGAGCAGGGGCGGGGCCTCGAAGAGCCCCCGGCGCAGCTTGGCAATGAGGATGCGGCGCACGGCCTGCTCCAGGCGCTCCGGGGGCAGTTCTCCCTCGTGCGCGGCGTCGAGCAGGGCCTCGTACACCTCCGTCTTCTTCTCGGGCCGCCAGGGGACGAGCACCATGTCCGCCCCCGCCTTCATCGCCAGCACGGCCGCGCGGCCCACGCCATAGCGCTGGACGATGGCCTCCATCTCCAACTCGTCGGTCAGGACGAGCCCATCGAAGCCCAGATCCCGGCGCAGCAGCCCCTCCAGCACCTGGGGGCTCAGGGTGGCCGGCACGCTGTCGCCGGTCAGCCCGGGAATGGCCACATGGGCCGTCATCAACCCATCCAGCCCCTCTTGGAGGACGGCGCGGAAGGGCTCCATCTGCGTGAGCACCTCCTCGCGCGTCTCGCGCATGACGGGCAGGACCTCGTGGCTGTCCGTGCTGGTGGAGCCATGTCCGGGAAAGTGCTTGGCCACGGTGACCAGCCCGGCCTCCTGCTGTCCCCGCGCGAAGGCCCGGCCCATCTCCGAGACGAGGGACACGCTGTCCCCATAGGAGCGGATGCCGATGACGGGGTTGTGGGGGTTGAGGTTCACATCCAGCACGGGGGCCAGGTTCATGTTGAAGCCCAGCCTCCGCAGGTCCTCCCCCTGCGCACGACCCGCGGCGTAGGCCAACTCGGTGGATCGGGTGGCCCCCAGGGCCATGTTGCCCGGCAGCCGCACCACCTGATCGCTGACGCGCACCACGTTGCCCCCCTCTTGATCCAGCGCGACGAAGGGGGGGATGTGGTCGGCCAGCAGCCGGCGAAGACCATCATTGAGGCGGGCCACCTGCCGGGCGCTGTGGATGTTGTGCTTGAAGAGGCACACGCCCCCCACCCGCCGGCCGCGCACCAGGGACTCCACCTCCTCGTCGAGCACCGTCCCCCGGAAGCCCACCATCATCACCTGGCCGATCCGGTCCTCCAGGGAGAGGTGGGAGAGGAGGGCCTCCACGCGGTCCAGGTCCACGGGGGCGCTGGGGCTGGGGGGAGGCGCGGGCGGGGGACCCGCGGGGGTGGAGGCAAGCGCGGAGGCCCACGTGCCGAGGAAGACCAGGAGAAGGACAGGGGGGAGAGAACGAACGGGCACGCGGGGGGGAATGCTAATCGAGGGGGGCTCCCCCCTCCATCTTCCTGCCATCCTGGTGGCTGGTGAGCGAAGCGGGGCGGGAAGCGCTCCGGAGAGGGCAGGCGACCCTTGCACGAAAGGGTATCGAGGAGTAATTGCCCGGCGAGGAGCGCCACCGCGGGAGCGTCAGTGAGAATCGCCGAGTTTCTCAGCCCTCAAGCCATCATCGCGGACATGCAAGCGCGCACCAAGAACGAGGTGTTGCGCGAGCTGAGCGCGGCGCTGGTGCGTGCGCATCCCCATCTCCAGGAGGACAAGCTGGTCGAGGTGTTGCGCGAGCGGGAGAAGCTCGGTTCCACGGGCATCGGCGAAGGGGTGGCCATCCCCCACGGCAAGCTGGGGGGCATGACGCAACTCTTGGCCACCTTCGGCGTCTCGCGCGAGGGGCTGGACTTCGAGGCGATCGACGGCAAGCCCACGCACCTGTTCTTCGCGCTGGTGGCGCCCGAGAACAGCGCCGGGGTGCACCTCAAGGCGCTGGCGCGGATCTCCCGGCTCTTCAAGAACCCCCGCTTCCGGACCGCCATCCTGGAGGCCCCCACCGCGGCGGACATTCACGCCCTCATCGTCCAGGAAGACGCGCGCCCCTGAGGAAAGGGCCAGGCCCCTGGGCCGAGGAGAACCATGGACGTCGTCCTTCGGCCCCTCAGCGAGCGGTTCTTCCAGGAAACGGTCCTGCCGTTTCTCACCCTGGCCATGACGAACGCCACCGGGGCCTTGGAGGCGCTGGCGCCCCGGGTGGCCGATGAGGAGGTTCGCTTCCTCTGTGAGCATCTGCTGGCCTCGGCCCTCCCGGGCGGGTTGCGCGCGGTGGAGGCGGAGCCCTGGACGCGGTTGGTGGAGCGGCTCATCTTTCTCCAGTGGCGCGAGGGCCCGGCCGGATGGGAGCTCGATGGCGCCCGGGCCGGCTACGCGGGGGATTGGGACGAGGCGCTGCACCTGGCCCTGATGGTGGAGTCACCGGACTACCCTTACTGGGACGCCCGGGCGGCCCGGGCCGAGCGGGATGCCTGCCGGCTCAAGCCGCCGGAGCGCTTGGGGCTGGCCTCGATGATGGTGGGCCTCTGGGAGCCCTTCCCCGAGTTCCCCCCGGATCAGGTCTTCTCCACGCAGGGGCGCGGTGGCTACGTGTTGAGTGCGCACTTCGCCTTCGCGGACTGGACCTGGCGGCCCTCCCCCACCGTGCGGCAGTGGCACGTGAACCTGTTCCGCAAGCTGGAGCGGCTCCTCGCCCGAGAGCAGGAGCGGCTGAAGCTGCCCTCGCTGCCGGAGCGGGACGAGGTGCTGGCCTACTGGGGGGGCAAGGCCCCGCAGCCGCCGCCGCTGGTGGTGAGCTTCTCCGGGCTGGGGGCTCGCGCCACCCAGTGGATCCGGGAGCTGGGGGTCATCACCGGCCATGTCCGCGAGGCGGCGCAGGGCCGCACGGCCCTGGTCTCGATGGTGACCCAGGGCAGCCACGCCCGGTTCTGAGGGAGGCTCAGACGGCAGGGGCGCTCGGGCCGGGGGTTTCCAGCAACAGGGTGACGGGGCCATCATTGAGGAGGGCCACCTTCATGTCCGCGGCGAAGAGGCCCGTGCCCACCGTGAGCCCCCGGGCCCGGAGCCCCTCGCAGACGCGCTCGTAGAGCACCTTGGCCGTGACGGGCTCCATGGCCTCGGTGAAGCTTGGCCGCCGGCCTTTGCGCGCATCTCCATAAAGGGTGAATTGGCTGACGACGATGAGCTGCCGGTGCGTGTCCTCCAAGGACAGGTTCATCTTCCCCGCCGAATCCTCGAAGATGCGCAAGGTGGCCAACTTTTCCACCATCCAGGGGACATCTGCCTCCGAGTCCCCCTTGCCCACTCCTAGCAGCACCAACAAGCCGGGGCCGATCTGGCTGACTCGCTCTCCATGGACCGAGACGGACGCCTCGAGCACCCGCTGCACCACCGCGCGCATCGCGCACCTCCTGGAAGGACCGAGGGCTATGTACGCTGCTGTCATGAGAGAGGCCATGGACATCTGTGGGCATGGCGCATGGGGCTTGCCCGAGGAGCGAGCGCCCAGCCATGGACGCATGCTCCCTTCCTCACTTGACCCCCTGACACCGCCTTTTCCATGATGGCCTTCGACTTCCCCGGAGAGCGTGTGCAGGTTCATCGAGCCAAATCCATCTTGGCCGCGGCGGCCGTATTCATTCTGGCGCTTCCTTCGGCCTATGCGGCGTCCCCGGCGGACAAACGGGCGGAGCGTGAGGCGCTAAAAGCGGCCTTGCTCGACGTCATTCAAACGACG
Protein-coding sequences here:
- a CDS encoding glucose 1-dehydrogenase, with product MPRTPDPRTAGPQTPFPEQTQAHPGIEARMSPAPDYGEDSYKGLGRMKDRVALVTGGDSGIGRAVCLSFAREGADVAFGYLNEHEDAEKTQRIIQDAGRQGLAVSGDLAVEAHCRELIEKTVKRFGRIDVLVNNAAFQGKAVEKFEELDAERIERTFRVNILAMFHLARLALPHMKPGGSIINVASVQAYQPSPSILDYASTKGAIVTFTKGLAQSLIERGIRVNCVAPGPVWTPIIPQSYEGEKVKKFGENTPMGRPAQPAELAPSFVFLACDESRYVNGEILGVTGGKVLA
- the hpf gene encoding ribosome hibernation-promoting factor, HPF/YfiA family; translated protein: MQMNITFRQFGASDSLKEYAREKVDRVNRLLDRAGEAHVVLSLERHLHHADITIHSGSWILRGREKSEDMYASIDLAMDKIERQLRRYKDKLKTHHGRERVHHRQDLMSQLARGVRHAVFDMPEDPETATATPPQAQAPAPAAPETAGDASTHRVLRTTHLTVKPMRVDEAVMQMNLMNNDFYVFHSVETDSMCVLYRRKDGQYGLIEPHEPTAPVAAAAGAR
- the nagZ gene encoding beta-N-acetylhexosaminidase gives rise to the protein MPVRSLPPVLLLVFLGTWASALASTPAGPPPAPPPSPSAPVDLDRVEALLSHLSLEDRIGQVMMVGFRGTVLDEEVESLVRGRRVGGVCLFKHNIHSARQVARLNDGLRRLLADHIPPFVALDQEGGNVVRVSDQVVRLPGNMALGATRSTELAYAAGRAQGEDLRRLGFNMNLAPVLDVNLNPHNPVIGIRSYGDSVSLVSEMGRAFARGQQEAGLVTVAKHFPGHGSTSTDSHEVLPVMRETREEVLTQMEPFRAVLQEGLDGLMTAHVAIPGLTGDSVPATLSPQVLEGLLRRDLGFDGLVLTDELEMEAIVQRYGVGRAAVLAMKAGADMVLVPWRPEKKTEVYEALLDAAHEGELPPERLEQAVRRILIAKLRRGLFEAPPLLEERLAAPPPPGNDEVAHLIARASVTLLRTKEGALPLSREARIAVITAEPSLGEALATRAPRVTQLTVPAYPSPSRRAALRRQARKAALQADVVVVGVINARQLELVTAAAATGRPVAVVSMGLPYLTEQVVEARAVLAVYSYQPAATDAAAAALFGEIGTPGRLPVNLRELHFGHGLELTGRKQAAATPGLSSSPASPSSSQEAGR
- a CDS encoding PTS sugar transporter subunit IIA; translated protein: MRIAEFLSPQAIIADMQARTKNEVLRELSAALVRAHPHLQEDKLVEVLREREKLGSTGIGEGVAIPHGKLGGMTQLLATFGVSREGLDFEAIDGKPTHLFFALVAPENSAGVHLKALARISRLFKNPRFRTAILEAPTAADIHALIVQEDARP
- the dtd gene encoding D-aminoacyl-tRNA deacylase, with amino-acid sequence MRAVVQRVLEASVSVHGERVSQIGPGLLVLLGVGKGDSEADVPWMVEKLATLRIFEDSAGKMNLSLEDTHRQLIVVSQFTLYGDARKGRRPSFTEAMEPVTAKVLYERVCEGLRARGLTVGTGLFAADMKVALLNDGPVTLLLETPGPSAPAV